A part of Pseudomonas sp. HR96 genomic DNA contains:
- a CDS encoding AsmA family protein: protein MTRPRKILLWILAIFLVLIAVLVVVIATFDWNRVKPTLNAKVSEALHRPFAINGNLAVQWQREPDEGGWRAWVPWPHFEADDITLGNPDWSKNPQMVGLKHIEFRLSPLPLLVEHVVIPRIDLTEPSANLERLKDGRANWVFDFGPKDPNAEPSKWVMDIGAIKFDKGHVTYSDQTLQAQMDVLIDPLGKPIPFSDIVGSGAAKKVSDGGGTAQDYAFGLKVKGRYKDQPVDGTGKIGGLLALQDASKPFPVQVDIAIGDTHAAVAGTLTDPKNLGALDLRLRLSGTSLGNLYPLTGVTLPDSPAYETDGHLQAKLHDPAGATFSYQGFNGKIGDSDIHGDLSFVAGQPRPKLSGKLVSEQLLFKDLAPLIGADSNDAQKARGGASKQPQGKVLPVEQFKTDRWRAMDADVEFTGKRIVHSDKLPLSDLYTHVVLDDGRLKLEPLRFGVAGGKLDTQIDLNGRDTPLQGSARLTARGFKLKELFPGFAPMSTSFGELNGDADITGTGNSVAALLGTANGNLKMIVNDGAVSRSLMEIAGLNVGNYVVDKLFGEKEVKINCAAADLGIKDGLATTRLFVFDTENAIIYINGTTNFKDEQLDLKITPESKGFRVFSLRSPLYVRGPFAKPGAGVQAVPLALRGAGMVALGVVAGPAAGLLALIAPSGGEPNQCTPLLQQMREGKAPKTVPGA, encoded by the coding sequence ATGACGCGCCCACGCAAGATTCTGCTGTGGATATTGGCCATTTTCCTGGTCTTGATCGCTGTACTGGTCGTGGTGATCGCCACGTTCGATTGGAACCGGGTCAAGCCGACCCTCAATGCCAAGGTCTCGGAGGCGCTGCATCGGCCTTTCGCTATCAATGGCAACCTCGCCGTGCAATGGCAGCGCGAACCGGATGAAGGCGGCTGGCGCGCCTGGGTGCCGTGGCCGCATTTCGAGGCCGATGACATCACCCTGGGCAACCCCGACTGGTCGAAGAACCCGCAGATGGTCGGCCTCAAGCACATTGAATTTCGTCTGTCGCCGCTGCCGCTACTGGTCGAGCACGTGGTCATCCCGCGCATCGACCTCACCGAGCCGAGTGCCAATCTCGAGCGCCTCAAGGACGGTCGCGCCAACTGGGTGTTCGACTTCGGTCCGAAAGACCCCAATGCCGAACCGTCCAAATGGGTGATGGACATCGGCGCGATCAAATTTGACAAGGGCCACGTCACCTACAGCGATCAGACGCTGCAGGCGCAAATGGACGTGCTCATCGACCCCCTCGGCAAACCCATCCCCTTCAGCGACATCGTCGGCAGCGGCGCGGCGAAGAAGGTCAGCGATGGCGGCGGCACCGCCCAGGATTACGCGTTCGGTCTCAAGGTCAAGGGCCGCTACAAGGACCAACCCGTCGACGGCACCGGCAAGATCGGCGGCCTGCTGGCGTTGCAGGATGCGAGCAAGCCTTTCCCGGTGCAGGTGGATATCGCCATCGGCGATACCCACGCCGCTGTAGCAGGCACCCTGACCGATCCTAAGAATCTCGGCGCGCTGGACTTGCGCCTGCGCCTGAGCGGCACCAGCCTGGGCAATCTGTACCCGCTGACGGGGGTCACGCTGCCCGACTCGCCGGCATATGAAACCGACGGCCATCTGCAGGCCAAGCTGCATGACCCGGCGGGCGCCACGTTCAGCTACCAGGGCTTCAACGGCAAGATCGGCGATAGCGATATACACGGCGACCTCAGCTTCGTCGCCGGCCAGCCGCGGCCCAAGCTGAGCGGCAAGCTGGTCTCCGAACAGCTGCTGTTCAAGGACCTGGCGCCGCTCATCGGTGCCGATTCCAACGATGCGCAAAAAGCCCGTGGCGGGGCCAGCAAGCAGCCGCAGGGCAAAGTGCTGCCGGTCGAGCAGTTCAAGACCGACCGGTGGCGGGCCATGGATGCCGACGTCGAATTCACCGGCAAGCGCATCGTGCACAGCGACAAGCTGCCCTTGAGCGACCTGTACACCCACGTCGTGCTGGATGATGGCCGCCTCAAGCTCGAGCCGCTGCGCTTCGGCGTGGCCGGTGGCAAACTCGACACCCAGATCGACCTCAATGGCCGCGATACGCCCTTGCAGGGCTCCGCGCGCCTGACGGCCCGTGGCTTCAAGCTCAAGGAGCTGTTCCCGGGCTTCGCGCCCATGAGCACCAGCTTCGGCGAGCTCAATGGCGATGCCGACATCACCGGCACCGGCAACTCGGTGGCGGCCCTGCTGGGCACGGCCAACGGCAACCTGAAGATGATCGTCAACGACGGCGCGGTGAGCCGCAGCCTGATGGAGATCGCCGGCCTCAACGTGGGCAACTATGTGGTGGACAAGCTGTTCGGCGAGAAGGAAGTGAAGATCAACTGCGCGGCGGCCGACCTGGGCATCAAGGACGGCCTGGCCACCACCCGCCTGTTCGTGTTCGACACCGAGAACGCGATCATCTATATCAACGGCACCACCAACTTCAAGGATGAGCAGCTGGACCTGAAGATTACCCCGGAGTCCAAAGGCTTTCGGGTGTTCTCGCTGCGCTCGCCTTTGTATGTGCGTGGCCCGTTCGCCAAGCCCGGTGCCGGGGTGCAAGCGGTGCCTTTGGCGTTGCGTGGCGCTGGCATGGTGGCCTTGGGTGTAGTGGCTGGCCCGGCTGCCGGCTTGCTGGCGTTGATTGCCCCCAGCGGCGGCGAGCCCAACCAGTGCACGCCATTGCTGCAACAGATGCGCGAAGGCAAGGCGCCGAAGACCGTACCCGGTGCCTGA
- a CDS encoding ferritin-like domain-containing protein: MINVQLTDVNTLRERARTNVDNGAVTEGYMGDREEILRLLNSSLATELVCVLRYKRHYFMASGLKASVAAGEFAEHAAQEAEHADRLAERIMQLGGEPDFNPDNLSKNSHAQYVAGSTLKEMVYEDLVAERIAIDSYREIVQYIGEKDPTTRRLFEDILAQEEEHADDMADILKDL; encoded by the coding sequence ATGATCAATGTACAGCTGACCGATGTGAACACCCTGCGCGAGAGAGCGCGGACCAACGTAGATAACGGCGCCGTCACCGAAGGCTACATGGGCGACCGCGAAGAGATCCTGCGCCTGCTCAATTCGTCGCTGGCGACCGAGCTGGTGTGCGTGCTGCGCTACAAGCGCCACTACTTCATGGCCTCCGGCCTCAAGGCCAGCGTCGCAGCCGGCGAATTCGCCGAGCATGCGGCCCAGGAAGCCGAACACGCCGACCGCCTGGCCGAGCGCATCATGCAGCTGGGCGGCGAGCCGGATTTCAACCCGGACAACCTGAGCAAGAACTCCCACGCTCAATACGTGGCTGGCTCGACCCTCAAGGAAATGGTCTACGAAGACCTGGTGGCCGAGCGTATCGCCATCGACAGCTATCGCGAGATCGTGCAGTACATCGGCGAGAAAGACCCGACCACCCGCCGCCTGTTCGAGGACATCCTGGCCCAGGAAGAAGAGCACGCCGATGATATGGCGGATATCTTGAAAGACCTGTAA
- the osmE gene encoding osmotically-inducible lipoprotein OsmE: MIKQSLAALFVLASVAGCSSTPENPVDFVTYRNEPLVKQVETGMTMQQVIAIGGTPSTVVNGTANSSAGTCNNYILNRDGHQQPYYVSFDSSGHVASKGFMTCDQRKANEKAM; the protein is encoded by the coding sequence ATGATCAAACAATCCCTCGCGGCACTTTTCGTCCTGGCTTCGGTAGCCGGTTGCTCGTCCACACCGGAAAACCCGGTGGACTTCGTCACCTATCGCAACGAGCCACTGGTCAAGCAGGTCGAAACCGGCATGACCATGCAGCAAGTGATCGCCATCGGCGGTACGCCTTCGACCGTGGTCAACGGTACTGCCAACTCCTCGGCGGGCACCTGCAACAATTACATCCTCAACCGCGACGGCCATCAGCAGCCTTACTACGTCAGCTTCGACAGCTCGGGCCACGTCGCCAGCAAGGGCTTCATGACCTGCGACCAGCGCAAGGCCAACGAAAAGGCCATGTGA
- a CDS encoding PsiF family protein: MKMIHLPLLLVTALFCAQGFAATDQQNKMTSCNADATAKSLKGDDRKAYMSSCLKATPAGTPQQQKMKTCNASASSQSLKGDARKTFMSSCLKKS, translated from the coding sequence ATGAAGATGATTCACCTGCCATTGCTGCTGGTCACCGCGCTGTTCTGCGCGCAAGGCTTCGCGGCCACCGACCAACAGAACAAGATGACCAGCTGCAACGCCGACGCCACCGCGAAAAGCCTCAAGGGCGATGACCGCAAGGCCTACATGAGCAGTTGCCTTAAGGCCACCCCGGCTGGCACCCCGCAACAGCAGAAGATGAAAACCTGTAATGCCAGCGCCAGCAGCCAGTCACTCAAGGGCGACGCGCGCAAGACCTTCATGAGCAGCTGTTTGAAGAAAAGCTGA
- a CDS encoding AI-2E family transporter, with product MPIFSPRQILIASWILLFGGLLLVIPLRLLPSLLAGLLVYELVDMLTPKLQRLISGRRARWLAVALLGTLVVSVLALIFAGAISFLLHEAENPGASLDKFMGVVDRARGQLPPFIDAYLPASAAEFQVAISAWLSKHLSELQLVGKDAAHMFVTLLIGMVLGAIIALQRVSDELRRKPLAAALFDRLGLLVRAFRNIVFAQIKIAALNTFFTAIFLAVILPLCGIKLPLTKTLIVLTFLLGLLPVIGNLMSNTLITIVGLSLSIWVAVAALGYLIVIHKVEYFLNARIVGGQISAKSWELLLAMLIFEAAFGLPGVVAGPVYYAYLKSELREQGLV from the coding sequence ATGCCCATCTTTTCCCCCCGCCAGATATTGATCGCCAGCTGGATTCTGCTGTTCGGTGGTTTGCTGCTCGTCATTCCGTTGCGCCTGCTGCCGAGCCTGCTGGCCGGCCTGCTGGTCTACGAGCTGGTGGACATGCTGACGCCCAAGCTGCAGCGGCTGATCTCCGGGCGCCGCGCGCGCTGGCTGGCGGTGGCGCTGCTGGGCACGCTGGTGGTGAGTGTGCTGGCGCTGATCTTCGCCGGCGCCATCAGCTTCCTGTTGCACGAAGCGGAAAACCCCGGCGCCTCGCTGGACAAGTTCATGGGCGTGGTGGACCGCGCCCGCGGGCAGTTGCCGCCCTTCATCGATGCTTACCTGCCGGCCAGCGCCGCTGAATTCCAGGTGGCCATCAGCGCCTGGCTGAGCAAGCACCTGAGCGAATTGCAGCTGGTGGGCAAGGACGCCGCGCACATGTTCGTCACCCTGCTGATCGGCATGGTGCTGGGGGCGATCATCGCCTTGCAGCGGGTCTCCGACGAACTACGTCGCAAGCCGCTGGCAGCGGCCCTGTTCGACCGTCTTGGGCTGCTGGTGAGGGCCTTTCGCAACATCGTCTTCGCGCAGATCAAGATTGCCGCGCTGAACACCTTTTTCACCGCGATCTTCCTGGCCGTGATCCTGCCGCTGTGCGGCATCAAGCTGCCGCTGACCAAGACCCTGATCGTGCTGACGTTCCTGCTCGGCCTGCTGCCGGTGATCGGCAATCTGATGTCCAACACCCTGATCACCATCGTCGGCCTGTCGTTGTCGATCTGGGTGGCGGTGGCGGCGCTGGGATATCTGATCGTCATCCACAAAGTGGAGTACTTCCTCAACGCACGCATCGTCGGCGGGCAGATCAGCGCCAAGTCATGGGAGTTGCTCCTGGCAATGCTGATTTTCGAAGCGGCCTTCGGCCTGCCGGGGGTGGTGGCAGGGCCGGTTTACTATGCGTACCTGAAGAGCGAGTTGCGCGAGCAGGGGCTGGTTTGA
- a CDS encoding Hsp70 family protein, with the protein MKNASAARACGIDFGTSNSTVGWHRPGEESLIALEDGKITLPSVVFFNIEERRPVYGRLALHEYLEGYEGRLMRSLKSLLGSKLIKHDTSVLGTALPFKDLLGMFIGELKKRAEANAGRPFDEVVLGRPVHFVDDDAAADQEAQDTLEEVARNIGFKEVSFQYEPIAAAFDYESTLEREELVLIVDIGGGTSDFSLVRLAPERRDVADRESDILATGGVHIGGTDFDKQLSLQGVMPLFGYGSRMKSGAFMPTSHHMNLATWHTINSVYSQKSQLALGSMRYDIQDTDGIDRLFKLIEQRAGHWLAMEVEETKIQLTHAESRLVALDRIEPELSVKLTRALFDAAIEALLERVRGSVTQLLGDAGVRVEQVDTVFFTGGSSGIPALRQGVGAMLPNARHVEGNIFGSIGAGLAIEARKRYGV; encoded by the coding sequence ATGAAAAACGCATCTGCGGCCCGCGCCTGCGGCATCGACTTCGGTACTTCCAACTCCACCGTCGGCTGGCATCGGCCAGGCGAGGAGTCGCTGATCGCGCTGGAGGACGGCAAGATCACCCTGCCGTCCGTGGTGTTTTTCAACATCGAGGAGCGCCGCCCGGTGTATGGCCGCCTGGCCCTGCACGAATACCTCGAAGGCTACGAAGGCCGCCTGATGCGCTCGCTCAAGAGCCTGCTGGGCAGCAAGCTGATCAAGCATGACACCAGCGTGCTGGGCACTGCGCTGCCATTCAAGGACTTGCTGGGCATGTTCATCGGCGAGCTCAAGAAGCGCGCCGAGGCCAATGCCGGGCGACCTTTCGATGAAGTGGTGCTGGGGCGGCCGGTGCATTTCGTCGACGACGACGCCGCTGCCGACCAGGAAGCCCAGGACACCCTGGAAGAGGTTGCGCGCAACATCGGCTTCAAGGAAGTCTCCTTCCAGTACGAGCCGATCGCCGCGGCCTTTGACTACGAGTCGACGCTCGAGCGCGAAGAACTGGTGCTGATCGTCGACATCGGCGGGGGTACCTCGGACTTTTCGCTGGTGCGCCTGGCACCCGAGCGCCGCGATGTGGCTGACCGCGAGAGCGACATCCTGGCCACCGGCGGTGTGCACATCGGCGGCACCGACTTCGACAAACAGCTGAGCCTGCAAGGGGTGATGCCGCTGTTCGGCTACGGCAGCCGCATGAAGAGCGGCGCCTTCATGCCCACCAGCCATCACATGAACCTGGCCACCTGGCATACCATCAACTCGGTGTACTCGCAAAAGTCCCAATTGGCCCTGGGCAGCATGCGCTACGACATCCAGGACACCGACGGCATCGACCGTCTGTTCAAGTTGATCGAGCAGCGCGCCGGGCACTGGCTGGCCATGGAAGTGGAAGAAACCAAGATCCAGCTGACCCACGCTGAAAGCCGCCTGGTGGCGCTGGATCGAATTGAGCCGGAACTCAGCGTGAAGCTGACCCGCGCCTTGTTCGACGCGGCCATCGAGGCGCTGCTCGAGCGGGTGCGCGGCAGCGTCACGCAACTGCTCGGCGATGCCGGCGTACGCGTGGAGCAGGTCGACACGGTGTTCTTCACCGGCGGCTCCAGCGGCATTCCGGCGTTGCGCCAGGGCGTCGGGGCGATGCTGCCGAATGCGCGGCACGTGGAAGGCAATATCTTCGGCAGCATCGGCGCCGGCCTGGCGATCGAAGCACGCAAGCGCTACGGCGTATAG
- a CDS encoding DnaJ C-terminal domain-containing protein, protein MDFKDYYKILGVEPTADDKTIKSAFRKLARKYHPDVSKEKDAEARFKEANEAYEALSSPEKRAEYDELRKYGQHGRPFQGPPGWQGRGGAGAGPGGENVDFSDFFSSIFGQGGRGNGNPFGRGGQQRAAPRKGQDVEMTLAVFLEETLSGESKQVSFRVPGAEGGETRTLNVKIPAGVNDGERIRLKGQGAPGSAGGPAGDLFLTIKLAPHPHFVVEGHDLVIDVPLAPWELALGAKVAVPTLTGRINLTVRPGSQNGQRLRVKANGLANKQGERGDLYAQLKVVMPSRVDETTNALWEKLAREAEFDPRANWLR, encoded by the coding sequence ATGGACTTCAAAGACTACTACAAGATTTTGGGCGTGGAGCCGACGGCGGACGACAAGACCATCAAGTCGGCCTTTCGCAAGCTCGCGCGCAAATATCACCCCGATGTCAGCAAGGAAAAAGACGCCGAGGCCCGCTTCAAGGAGGCCAACGAGGCGTACGAAGCGCTGAGCAGCCCAGAGAAACGCGCCGAATACGACGAGCTGCGCAAATACGGCCAGCACGGTCGGCCGTTCCAGGGCCCGCCCGGCTGGCAGGGCCGCGGTGGCGCCGGTGCCGGCCCGGGCGGCGAGAACGTCGATTTTTCCGACTTCTTCAGTTCCATCTTCGGCCAGGGCGGGCGGGGTAACGGCAACCCCTTCGGGCGCGGCGGCCAGCAGCGCGCTGCGCCGCGCAAAGGCCAGGACGTGGAAATGACCCTGGCGGTGTTTCTTGAGGAGACGCTGTCGGGCGAGTCCAAGCAGGTCAGCTTCCGCGTGCCGGGCGCCGAAGGCGGCGAGACGCGTACCCTCAACGTGAAGATTCCGGCGGGGGTCAACGACGGTGAGCGCATTCGCCTCAAGGGCCAGGGCGCACCGGGCAGCGCCGGTGGCCCGGCGGGTGATCTGTTTCTGACCATCAAGCTGGCGCCGCACCCGCATTTCGTGGTCGAGGGCCATGACCTGGTGATCGACGTGCCGCTGGCGCCCTGGGAGCTGGCGCTGGGTGCCAAGGTGGCGGTGCCGACCCTCACCGGGCGCATCAACCTCACCGTGCGCCCCGGCAGCCAGAACGGCCAGCGCCTGCGGGTCAAGGCCAATGGCCTGGCCAACAAGCAGGGCGAGCGCGGCGACCTGTACGCGCAGCTCAAGGTGGTGATGCCGTCGCGGGTCGACGAGACCACCAACGCCCTGTGGGAAAAGCTGGCCCGCGAAGCCGAGTTCGACCCGCGCGCCAACTGGCTGCGTTGA